A single region of the Planctomycetota bacterium genome encodes:
- a CDS encoding branched-chain amino acid ABC transporter substrate-binding protein, giving the protein MKNKLSLWIVVVIGLLVSMGCGAKVDVIKLGIAGPLTGDQAKMGTDVLNGATLAVAEWNAKGGVLGKTIIIVARDDMAQEQQAQSVAKELAGEGVIGVVGHFNSGCTIPASVVYHDSNIPMITPSSTNPYVTDRNFANIFRVCGRDDQQGKVAADFAVNTLKTKRVAILHDKTQYGQGLADEFKKALGANAETVYYGGFPKEELNFKPIISAVKETNPDLWFFGGIYNQAGPMVVQAREAGLTAVFMSGDGVIDPVFLKVAGASAEGSYLTFSRDPKDVPTAQAFLDKYHKQYGEHGPYSIYAYDAANIILSAIQAAGTTDGTKVSEQIRKTVYDGSIGKVQFDAKGDLASSYYIIWVVKDGKFVPYENK; this is encoded by the coding sequence ATGAAAAACAAACTATCATTGTGGATTGTCGTCGTAATCGGATTACTGGTTTCTATGGGTTGCGGAGCGAAAGTTGATGTCATCAAATTAGGCATAGCCGGTCCCTTAACCGGCGACCAGGCCAAGATGGGTACGGACGTGTTGAACGGCGCCACCCTGGCTGTTGCAGAATGGAACGCCAAGGGCGGCGTCCTAGGCAAGACAATCATCATCGTGGCCCGCGACGATATGGCCCAGGAACAGCAGGCCCAGTCGGTGGCTAAGGAACTGGCCGGCGAAGGCGTAATCGGCGTGGTCGGCCATTTCAACAGCGGATGCACCATCCCGGCTTCGGTGGTTTATCACGATTCCAATATCCCGATGATTACCCCGTCCTCAACCAATCCTTACGTCACCGACCGTAATTTCGCCAATATCTTCCGGGTCTGCGGCCGCGATGACCAGCAGGGTAAGGTGGCGGCTGATTTCGCCGTCAATACCTTAAAGACCAAACGGGTAGCCATCCTGCACGACAAGACCCAATACGGCCAGGGCCTGGCCGACGAATTCAAGAAGGCGCTCGGGGCCAATGCCGAAACCGTTTACTACGGCGGATTTCCCAAAGAGGAACTCAACTTCAAACCTATTATCAGCGCGGTCAAGGAAACCAATCCCGACCTATGGTTCTTCGGCGGCATCTATAACCAGGCCGGCCCGATGGTGGTCCAGGCGCGCGAAGCCGGACTGACCGCCGTGTTTATGAGCGGCGATGGCGTGATTGACCCGGTCTTCCTTAAGGTGGCCGGCGCGTCAGCCGAGGGCTCTTACCTAACCTTCTCCCGCGACCCGAAAGACGTCCCGACTGCCCAGGCCTTCCTGGATAAATACCATAAGCAATACGGCGAACACGGTCCTTATTCCATCTACGCCTATGATGCGGCTAATATTATTCTGTCCGCCATTCAGGCCGCCGGCACCACCGACGGAACCAAGGTGTCCGAACAGATTCGGAAGACCGTCTATGACGGCTCTATCGGCAAGGTCCAGTTTGACGCCAAAGGCGACCTAGCCAGCTCATACTATATTATATGGGTGGTCAAGGACGGCAAGTTTGTGCCATACGAGAATAAATAA
- a CDS encoding branched-chain amino acid ABC transporter permease, translated as MLQHLVNGLIQGGIYALIALGYTMVYGILGMINFAHGEIYMIGAYLGIISLAVLTAIGGPISGLPILCLFIALIISVVFAAGYGFSIERVAYRRLRHAPVLSALISAIGMSTFLQNYIMVAQGKENKAFPAFFKEPLISHPYLVGGARISLLEIVIIASCVLIMLGLHLFISRTRIGRAMRATAQDKKMAALVGIDINRIISLTFIIGSALAAAGGVMVSMYISTTRFDVGYMTGIKAFTAAVLGGIGNIPGAMLGGFLLGVVETLGIAYISPDYKEVYAFVILMLVLIVRPTGLLGERLAEKA; from the coding sequence ATGCTGCAACACTTAGTCAACGGTTTGATTCAAGGCGGTATCTACGCGCTGATTGCCCTGGGCTACACCATGGTCTACGGCATCCTCGGAATGATTAACTTTGCCCACGGCGAAATCTATATGATTGGCGCCTATCTGGGCATCATCTCGCTGGCCGTCCTGACCGCCATAGGCGGGCCGATTTCCGGACTGCCCATTCTCTGCCTGTTCATCGCCCTGATTATCAGTGTGGTCTTTGCGGCCGGCTACGGGTTTTCCATAGAACGGGTGGCCTATCGCCGCCTGCGCCACGCCCCGGTCTTATCCGCGCTTATCAGCGCCATCGGCATGTCCACCTTCCTGCAGAATTATATCATGGTCGCCCAAGGCAAGGAAAACAAGGCCTTCCCGGCATTCTTCAAGGAACCGCTCATCAGCCATCCGTATCTGGTCGGCGGCGCCCGGATATCACTCCTGGAAATAGTTATCATTGCCTCCTGCGTCCTGATTATGCTCGGACTGCACCTGTTCATCAGCCGGACCAGAATCGGGCGGGCTATGCGGGCCACAGCCCAGGACAAGAAAATGGCCGCCCTGGTCGGCATTGACATCAACCGAATCATCTCCCTGACCTTTATCATCGGCTCAGCCCTGGCCGCGGCCGGCGGTGTCATGGTCTCGATGTATATCTCCACCACCAGATTTGATGTCGGCTACATGACCGGCATCAAGGCGTTTACCGCGGCGGTCCTGGGCGGCATCGGCAATATCCCGGGCGCTATGCTGGGCGGATTCCTGCTCGGAGTCGTGGAAACCCTGGGCATCGCCTATATCTCGCCGGATTACAAAGAGGTCTACGCCTTTGTTATCCTGATGCTGGTGTTGAT
- the acs gene encoding acetate--CoA ligase — MLFALMGKYDPLKITEIHAKENEVFDNPPMGLKVLGRYSMVGRRGGFIDIVEAENADQLAAITLRFVGLVEFEIVPLIDTIGGRARKLISEFHGEIAPMHGPMPELELISAAEAPAISSVMQEKRKFNPPKEVSEKAYIKNLKQYKELYKQSIDDPETFWSERASELHWFKKWNKVRDSNFAKAQIKWFTGGKTNVSYNCLDRHMETSRKNKTAIIWEGENGETRNYSYQQLFHETCRFANVLKRMGVKKGDRVTIYMPMIPELTIAMLACARIGAIHSVVFGGFSAESLIDRINDCGSKYILTSDGGFRGGKTIAIKANADKAMEKTPTVEKVIVVKHANVTVDMRPQRDLWWHELMADKTITECCPAEEMDSEDPLFILYTSGSTGKPKGVMHTTGGYMVYTYLTFKWIFDCHDDDIFWCTADIGWVTGHSYIVYGPLAAGATEVMFEGIPTYPQPDRFWEVVDKHKVNIFYTAPTAIRALMSFGEEWVKKHSLSSLRILGSVGEPINPEAWIWYYKNVGRERCPIVDTWWQTETGGILITPLPGAIPTKPGSASMPFFGVVPEIFNTEGKPVNPGDGGYLVIKQDWPGMMRGVYGDQKRFFDTYFTHFPGVYFTGDGARVDEEGFYWLMGRVDDVINVSGHRIGTAEVESALVAHPKVAESAVVGFPHNIKGQGIYAYVFLKGGITGTKDTKKELSDHINKLIGPIAKPDVIQFVAGLPKTRSGKIMRRILRKVAEGDTSNLGDITTLADPSVVEQIVIGAKQETRAQK; from the coding sequence ATGTTGTTCGCGCTAATGGGTAAGTATGACCCTTTGAAAATAACGGAAATCCATGCGAAGGAGAACGAGGTCTTTGATAACCCCCCAATGGGTTTAAAAGTGCTCGGCCGTTATTCCATGGTAGGACGCCGCGGCGGATTCATAGACATTGTCGAAGCCGAAAACGCTGACCAGTTGGCGGCTATAACTTTGAGGTTCGTAGGTCTGGTGGAGTTTGAGATTGTGCCGTTGATAGACACGATCGGCGGCCGGGCCCGCAAGCTTATCTCAGAATTCCACGGCGAAATCGCCCCGATGCACGGGCCGATGCCCGAATTAGAACTAATCTCGGCGGCCGAGGCGCCGGCCATTAGTTCGGTAATGCAGGAGAAACGAAAATTCAACCCGCCCAAAGAGGTTTCCGAAAAGGCATATATCAAGAACCTCAAGCAATACAAGGAGCTCTATAAGCAGTCCATTGACGACCCGGAGACATTCTGGTCCGAGCGCGCCTCGGAACTGCACTGGTTTAAGAAATGGAATAAAGTCCGGGACAGCAACTTCGCCAAGGCCCAGATAAAATGGTTCACCGGCGGTAAGACCAACGTATCCTACAACTGCCTGGACCGGCATATGGAAACCAGCCGCAAGAACAAGACCGCCATCATCTGGGAAGGCGAAAACGGCGAAACCAGGAACTACAGTTACCAGCAGTTATTCCACGAGACCTGCAGGTTTGCCAACGTCCTGAAAAGAATGGGCGTGAAAAAGGGCGACCGGGTTACTATCTATATGCCGATGATACCGGAACTAACCATTGCCATGCTGGCCTGCGCCAGAATCGGCGCCATCCACAGCGTGGTCTTCGGCGGTTTTAGCGCCGAATCCTTAATCGACCGCATCAATGACTGCGGCTCAAAGTATATCCTCACCTCGGACGGCGGTTTTCGCGGCGGCAAGACCATCGCTATTAAAGCCAATGCGGACAAGGCCATGGAAAAAACCCCGACCGTGGAAAAAGTTATCGTGGTCAAGCATGCCAACGTTACGGTCGATATGCGCCCGCAACGGGATTTGTGGTGGCATGAATTGATGGCGGATAAAACTATCACGGAATGCTGCCCGGCCGAAGAGATGGATTCGGAAGACCCGCTTTTCATCCTCTACACCTCCGGCTCGACCGGCAAGCCCAAGGGCGTGATGCACACCACCGGCGGTTATATGGTTTATACCTATCTGACCTTCAAATGGATATTCGACTGCCACGATGATGATATCTTCTGGTGCACGGCCGACATCGGCTGGGTGACCGGGCACAGTTACATCGTTTACGGTCCGCTGGCCGCCGGCGCCACCGAAGTGATGTTTGAAGGCATCCCAACCTACCCGCAGCCGGACCGGTTCTGGGAAGTGGTGGATAAGCACAAGGTAAATATATTCTATACGGCCCCGACCGCCATCCGCGCCCTGATGAGCTTCGGCGAGGAGTGGGTCAAGAAGCATAGCCTGTCGTCCTTGAGAATCCTGGGCAGCGTAGGCGAGCCGATTAATCCCGAGGCCTGGATATGGTATTACAAAAACGTGGGCCGGGAACGTTGCCCGATAGTTGATACCTGGTGGCAGACTGAGACCGGCGGCATCCTGATTACCCCGCTTCCGGGCGCGATTCCGACCAAGCCCGGTTCTGCCTCGATGCCGTTCTTCGGCGTGGTGCCTGAGATATTTAATACCGAAGGCAAACCGGTAAATCCTGGCGACGGCGGATACCTGGTCATCAAACAGGATTGGCCCGGAATGATGAGGGGCGTCTATGGCGACCAGAAACGGTTCTTTGATACCTATTTCACTCATTTCCCCGGCGTCTATTTCACCGGCGACGGCGCCCGGGTCGACGAAGAAGGATTCTACTGGCTGATGGGCCGGGTGGATGACGTGATTAATGTCTCCGGACACCGCATCGGCACCGCCGAGGTGGAAAGCGCGCTGGTCGCCCATCCCAAGGTGGCCGAGTCAGCCGTGGTCGGATTCCCGCATAACATTAAGGGCCAGGGCATCTATGCCTATGTCTTCCTTAAAGGCGGCATCACCGGCACCAAGGATACCAAGAAAGAATTATCTGACCACATTAACAAGTTAATCGGTCCGATTGCCAAACCGGACGTAATCCAGTTTGTGGCCGGACTACCCAAAACCAGGAGCGGTAAGATTATGAGGCGCATCCTGCGCAAGGTGGCCGAGGGCGATACCAGCAATCTGGGCGATATCACCACACTGGCCGACCCGAGCGTGGTAGAACAGATAGTTATCGGCGCTAAACAGGAAACACGGGCGCAAAAGTAG
- a CDS encoding OFA family MFS transporter, translating to MSPTEQILIKPLNPVSSPTPAPGAPQTTSNKGWTVTLAGTGINLALGVLYSWSVISKKIPEDWGWNEADRALPYTIACLVFAFMMVPAGKLQDIFGPRLVASLGGLLTGLGLILAYQFNSVAMYILCFGVLAGTGIGFGYSSATPPAIKWFPPARTGLIAGIVVAGFGLASVYIAPLAQYLIGLYGVPETMLIFGVSFLVTVVILAQFLVNPPPAASVAQSGPTAPMLTNPKGPRPTNGAPRIPAGHRDAASKTGDYLIGQVLSTYQFYILWLMYAFNAGAGLMVIGKLAKVVSVQTYYEAGFILVALLAVGNAGGRILAGILSDKLGRIRTLQLFTLFQAVLMFLMPFVDSALVLVFFSIFIGMNYGSNLSVFPSITKDFFGLKNFGVNYGLVFTAWGVGSLLALVSGIVYVRTGSFQLAFFLSGALLIVSIILSFTVKKPVRAIEPARS from the coding sequence ATGTCACCAACAGAACAAATCCTAATCAAGCCCTTAAATCCGGTTTCAAGTCCGACGCCTGCTCCGGGCGCGCCGCAGACAACCTCCAATAAGGGCTGGACTGTCACCCTGGCCGGCACCGGCATCAATCTGGCCCTGGGCGTGCTTTATTCCTGGAGCGTCATCTCCAAGAAGATACCCGAGGACTGGGGCTGGAACGAAGCAGACCGAGCCCTGCCTTACACCATCGCCTGCCTGGTCTTTGCCTTTATGATGGTCCCGGCCGGCAAACTCCAGGACATCTTCGGCCCGCGCCTGGTAGCCAGTCTGGGCGGACTACTGACCGGCCTGGGATTGATACTGGCTTACCAGTTTAACTCGGTCGCCATGTATATCCTGTGCTTCGGGGTTTTAGCGGGCACCGGCATCGGATTCGGATACTCATCGGCCACGCCGCCGGCCATAAAGTGGTTTCCGCCGGCCCGAACCGGTTTGATTGCCGGAATTGTGGTGGCCGGCTTCGGCCTGGCCTCGGTCTATATCGCGCCCCTGGCCCAGTATCTTATCGGGCTCTACGGCGTGCCGGAAACTATGCTGATATTCGGCGTATCCTTCCTGGTCACCGTGGTAATTCTGGCGCAATTCCTGGTCAATCCCCCTCCGGCCGCGTCAGTTGCTCAATCCGGCCCGACCGCTCCGATGCTCACGAACCCGAAGGGACCGCGTCCAACGAACGGAGCGCCCCGCATCCCCGCAGGGCATCGGGACGCCGCCAGCAAGACCGGCGACTACCTCATCGGCCAGGTTTTAAGCACCTACCAATTCTATATCCTCTGGCTGATGTATGCCTTTAACGCCGGCGCCGGTCTGATGGTCATCGGCAAACTGGCCAAGGTCGTCTCGGTCCAAACGTATTACGAGGCCGGATTCATCCTGGTCGCCCTGCTGGCCGTGGGCAATGCCGGAGGCCGCATCCTAGCCGGCATACTCTCGGACAAACTGGGCCGAATCAGGACCCTTCAGCTATTCACCCTGTTCCAGGCCGTGCTGATGTTCCTGATGCCGTTCGTGGACAGCGCCTTGGTCCTGGTCTTCTTCTCCATCTTTATCGGAATGAATTACGGTTCCAATTTATCGGTCTTCCCGTCCATTACCAAGGACTTCTTCGGCCTGAAGAATTTCGGAGTCAATTACGGGCTGGTCTTTACGGCCTGGGGCGTGGGTTCTCTGCTGGCCCTGGTCTCGGGTATAGTTTATGTGCGAACAGGCAGTTTCCAACTGGCCTTCTTCCTGTCCGGCGCATTGCTGATAGTCAGTATCATCCTGTCCTTTACCGTCAAGAAACCCGTTCGGGCCATCGAACCGGCAAGAAGCTAA